The genomic region CGCCCGGACCTGCCGCGCATTGACGAGCCCTGGCTAGAACTCCTCGTGCGCAAGTCGGCCCATGCGGTGGAGTACGCGATTTTGGGCGCGCTCCTGGCCCGCGCCCTGGGCGCACGGCGGGGACAAGTCGTCCTGGCAGCGGCGATGAGCGCGCTGTACGCGGCCAGCGACGAATGGCACCAGCGGTTCGTGCCCGGCCGCAACGGCAACCCGCTGGACGTGGCGCTGGACACCGCGGCGGCGCTCCTGGGCGCGTACCTGTACGCCCGCCTGGCCTCGCGTGAAAACGCCGCGGTTACGGCGCCCCCGACGGCGGAGCCCCGCCGTTTCCGTTGACCCCCGCCGGAGCCTCGCCCCTGCGCTCCGGCGGCTTCAGCGCCGCGATGAACACT from Chloroflexota bacterium harbors:
- the vanZ gene encoding VanZ family protein, translated to MRQRLRTALRLWAPVLAWAGVIYFFSSRPDLPRIDEPWLELLVRKSAHAVEYAILGALLARALGARRGQVVLAAAMSALYAASDEWHQRFVPGRNGNPLDVALDTAAALLGAYLYARLASRENAAVTAPPTAEPRRFR